A region from the Ralstonia pickettii genome encodes:
- a CDS encoding helix-turn-helix domain-containing protein, with protein sequence MDLGTRLQDFSAGFADTLRQAMHDVGFEWLSFGLMEYIGEAGKQRGEQRVLYNTNSPAGWEERYLEQRHFEIDPRIALQGDCGLPLAWDVPYLRERVGNSPSEPRIETFLTDLSRFNLHSGIVWGAPLRHQMTPRSTWIVFCSLSSSRSDRAWMNDTVMGGAMRIIVRACTHLEEARDSAQRNKEIATRASLPAHVLRRVIDFVEANVTQPISVRDMAEIADLSVHHFARSFKEASGRTPHQYVTERRLQLASRLLTETRMSILEIATAVGFESASHFAVVFRRLQGLSPNDFRRQRVAFSHVAASLAESG encoded by the coding sequence ATGGACCTGGGCACGCGCCTGCAAGACTTTTCTGCCGGCTTTGCTGACACGTTGCGGCAAGCCATGCACGACGTCGGCTTCGAGTGGCTCTCGTTTGGCCTGATGGAATACATCGGCGAGGCGGGCAAGCAGCGGGGCGAGCAACGCGTGCTCTACAACACCAATTCCCCCGCCGGCTGGGAAGAGCGCTATCTGGAGCAGCGCCATTTCGAGATCGACCCGCGCATCGCGCTGCAGGGCGACTGCGGCCTGCCTCTGGCGTGGGACGTTCCTTACCTGCGTGAGCGCGTCGGCAACAGCCCGAGCGAACCCCGCATCGAAACGTTCCTGACCGATCTGAGCCGCTTCAATCTGCACAGCGGCATCGTATGGGGCGCGCCACTGCGCCATCAGATGACGCCGCGCTCCACCTGGATCGTCTTTTGCAGCCTGTCGTCATCACGATCGGACCGCGCCTGGATGAACGACACGGTGATGGGCGGCGCCATGCGCATCATCGTGCGCGCCTGCACGCATCTGGAAGAGGCCCGCGACAGCGCCCAGCGCAACAAGGAGATCGCCACGCGCGCGTCGTTGCCCGCGCACGTCCTGCGTCGCGTGATCGATTTTGTCGAGGCGAACGTGACGCAGCCCATCAGCGTGCGCGACATGGCCGAGATTGCCGACCTGAGCGTCCACCACTTCGCGCGCAGCTTCAAAGAGGCCAGCGGCCGTACGCCGCACCAGTACGTGACCGAGCGCCGCCTGCAGCTTGCCAGCCGGCTGCTGACCGAGACACGCATGTCCATCCTTGAGATCGCAACGGCGGTGGGTTTTGAAAGCGCGAGCCACTTTGCGGTGGTCTTCCGACGCCTTCAGGGCCTGTCGCCCAATGACTTCCGGCGCCAGCGCGTGGCCTTCTCGCACGTGGCGGCATCGCTGGCCGAATCGGGCTGA
- a CDS encoding ABC transporter substrate-binding protein: MQKTSAACARRTVLTFLATAGLLLTTGLTTAAYAADKSFTMGFAQVGAESEWRTANSESIKSTAKAQGVNLKFSDAQQKQENQIKAIRSYIAQKVDVIAFSPVVESGWDTVLQEAKAAKIPVILTDRGIDSKDTSLYTTFIGSDFVEEGRKAGRWLLENVKPKGDVNIVELQGTVGSAPAIDRKRGFEEIIKADPHYKIIRSQTGDFTRAKGKEVMEAFLKAEGKKINVLYAHNDDMAIGAIQAIEEAGLKPGKDIVIISIDGVKGAFEAMMAGKLNVTVECSPLLGPQLMDTARAVLAGKTVPKRIVTKEGIFPMEVAAKEFPNRKY; the protein is encoded by the coding sequence ATGCAAAAAACGAGCGCTGCGTGCGCCAGACGGACTGTGTTGACCTTCCTGGCCACGGCCGGGCTGCTGCTGACCACGGGCTTGACGACAGCGGCTTACGCGGCTGACAAGTCGTTCACGATGGGCTTTGCCCAGGTGGGTGCCGAGAGCGAATGGCGCACCGCCAATTCGGAGTCCATCAAATCGACGGCCAAGGCGCAGGGCGTGAACCTGAAGTTCTCTGACGCGCAGCAGAAGCAGGAAAACCAGATCAAGGCGATCCGCTCGTACATCGCGCAGAAGGTCGATGTGATTGCGTTCTCGCCCGTGGTGGAATCCGGCTGGGACACCGTGCTGCAGGAGGCCAAGGCCGCCAAGATCCCGGTCATCCTGACCGACCGCGGCATCGACAGCAAAGACACCTCGCTCTACACCACGTTCATCGGCTCCGATTTTGTCGAGGAGGGCCGCAAGGCGGGCCGCTGGCTGCTGGAGAACGTCAAGCCCAAGGGCGACGTGAACATCGTCGAGTTGCAAGGCACGGTGGGCTCCGCGCCCGCCATCGATCGCAAGCGCGGCTTTGAAGAGATCATCAAGGCCGACCCGCACTACAAGATCATCCGCTCGCAAACGGGCGACTTCACCCGCGCCAAGGGCAAGGAGGTGATGGAAGCGTTCCTGAAGGCCGAGGGCAAGAAGATCAACGTGCTTTACGCGCACAACGACGACATGGCGATCGGTGCCATCCAGGCCATTGAAGAGGCGGGGCTCAAGCCGGGCAAGGACATCGTCATCATCTCGATCGACGGCGTGAAGGGCGCCTTTGAAGCCATGATGGCCGGCAAGCTGAACGTCACGGTCGAATGCAGCCCGCTGCTCGGGCCGCAACTGATGGATACCGCGCGCGCCGTGCTGGCGGGCAAGACCGTGCCCAAGCGCATCGTCACCAAGGAAGGCATCTTCCCGATGGAGGTGGCGGCCAAGGAGTTCCCGAACCGCAAGTACTGA
- a CDS encoding fumarate reductase/succinate dehydrogenase flavoprotein subunit → MNTLELKYDLVVVGGGTAGPMAAIKAKERNPALRVLLIDKAHVKRSGAISMGMDGLNNAVIPGHATPEQYTREITLANDGIVDQSGVYAYAQHSFATIEQLDRWGVKFEKDETGDYAVKKVHHMGSYVLPMPEGHDIKKVLYRQLKRARVEITNRIVVTRVLTDADGAACGVLGFDCRTADFLVVRAKAVVLSCGAAGRLGLPASGYLMGTYENPTNAGDGYAMAYHAGAELSNLECFQINPLIKDYNGPACAYVTGPLGGYTANARGERFIQCDYWSGQMMWEFYQELQGGKGPVFLKLDHLAEETIQTIETILHTNERPSRGRFHAGRGTDYRTQMVEMHISEIGFCSGHSASGVYVNARAETTVPGLYAAGDMAAVPHNYMLGAFTYGWFAGQNAADYIAGRQGDARVDEAQIERERARIFAPLQRDHGLAPAQVEYKLRRMVNDYLQPPKVTRKMEIGLRRFDEIAEDITHLHARNPHELMRAMEVSFIRDCAEMAARASLFRTESRWGLYHHRVDYPERDDANWFCHTRLYKDAHGAMASRKQAIEPYVIPVDLLGTDSYAHMRIPKAA, encoded by the coding sequence ATGAATACGCTGGAACTAAAGTACGACCTCGTCGTCGTGGGCGGCGGCACGGCCGGCCCGATGGCGGCCATCAAGGCCAAAGAACGCAACCCCGCGCTGCGTGTGCTGCTGATCGACAAGGCGCATGTCAAGCGCAGCGGCGCCATCTCGATGGGCATGGACGGGCTGAACAACGCGGTCATTCCCGGGCATGCCACGCCCGAGCAATACACGCGCGAGATCACGCTGGCCAACGATGGCATCGTCGATCAATCGGGCGTGTATGCCTATGCGCAGCACAGCTTTGCCACGATTGAGCAACTTGACCGCTGGGGCGTGAAGTTCGAGAAGGACGAAACCGGCGACTACGCCGTCAAGAAGGTCCATCACATGGGCAGCTACGTGCTGCCGATGCCAGAGGGGCACGACATCAAGAAGGTGCTGTATCGGCAGCTCAAGCGCGCGCGGGTGGAGATCACGAACCGCATTGTCGTCACGCGTGTGCTGACCGATGCCGATGGCGCCGCCTGCGGCGTGCTCGGCTTCGATTGCCGCACGGCGGATTTCCTCGTGGTGCGCGCAAAGGCCGTGGTGCTGAGTTGCGGTGCGGCGGGGCGCCTTGGCCTGCCGGCTTCCGGCTACCTGATGGGCACATACGAAAACCCCACCAACGCAGGCGATGGCTACGCGATGGCGTATCACGCTGGCGCAGAGCTTTCCAACCTGGAATGCTTCCAGATCAACCCGCTCATTAAGGATTACAACGGCCCGGCCTGCGCGTATGTGACCGGCCCGTTGGGCGGCTACACAGCCAACGCGCGCGGCGAGCGCTTCATCCAGTGCGACTACTGGAGCGGCCAGATGATGTGGGAGTTCTACCAGGAACTGCAGGGCGGCAAGGGCCCGGTGTTTCTCAAGCTCGACCACCTGGCCGAAGAAACCATCCAGACCATCGAGACCATCCTGCACACCAACGAGCGCCCGAGCCGCGGCCGCTTCCACGCGGGGCGCGGCACCGATTACCGCACGCAGATGGTGGAGATGCACATCTCGGAAATTGGCTTCTGCAGCGGGCACAGCGCGTCTGGCGTGTATGTGAATGCACGCGCGGAAACCACCGTGCCGGGCCTTTACGCGGCGGGCGACATGGCGGCCGTGCCGCACAACTACATGCTCGGCGCGTTTACGTATGGCTGGTTTGCGGGGCAGAACGCGGCGGACTACATCGCCGGCCGGCAAGGCGACGCCCGCGTCGACGAAGCGCAGATCGAACGCGAGCGCGCGCGCATCTTTGCGCCGCTGCAACGCGACCACGGACTGGCCCCCGCGCAAGTGGAATACAAGCTGCGCCGCATGGTGAACGATTACCTGCAGCCGCCCAAGGTCACACGCAAGATGGAAATCGGCCTGCGGAGGTTCGACGAGATTGCCGAAGACATCACCCACCTGCACGCGCGCAACCCGCACGAGCTGATGCGCGCGATGGAAGTCAGCTTCATCCGCGATTGCGCCGAGATGGCCGCGCGCGCCTCGCTCTTCCGCACCGAGAGCCGCTGGGGCCTGTACCACCACCGCGTGGATTACCCCGAACGCGACGACGCCAACTGGTTCTGCCACACGCGCTTGTACAAGGACGCACACGGCGCCATGGCCAGCCGCAAGCAGGCCATCGAGCCGTACGTCATCCCCGTTGATCTGCTCGGCACCGATTCCTACGCGCACATGCGCATTCCGAAGGCTGCATGA
- a CDS encoding GntR family transcriptional regulator codes for MTTSNVHRQPALPLYERIKGTLREGILNGHYAPASLLPSEAALGEQFNASRITVRQALADLQNEGLIFRRHGKGTFVSQPKAFQNVTALQGFGEAMSAQGHAIRNRVLTLRTVPAPIDVAQALQLAPGTPVTELHRVRLLDHEPVSLEVTWLPEALGSIVARADLVTRDVFLVLEQDAGVALGHATLAIDAALADHATATALDTGAGAALLRVERLTHDGQGTPIDFERLYFRGDAFQYRLRLDRQVAAHAQSILPLQGTV; via the coding sequence ATGACGACCTCCAATGTGCACCGCCAACCTGCCCTGCCGCTTTATGAGCGGATCAAGGGCACGCTGCGCGAAGGCATTCTCAACGGCCACTATGCGCCCGCCTCGCTGCTGCCTTCGGAGGCGGCGCTGGGCGAGCAGTTCAACGCCAGCCGCATCACCGTGCGTCAGGCACTGGCCGATTTGCAGAACGAAGGGCTGATCTTCCGCCGCCACGGCAAAGGCACCTTTGTGAGCCAGCCGAAGGCCTTCCAGAACGTGACCGCGCTGCAGGGCTTTGGTGAGGCGATGTCGGCACAAGGTCACGCCATCCGCAACCGCGTGCTGACGCTGCGGACCGTCCCCGCACCAATCGACGTTGCGCAGGCGCTGCAACTCGCACCCGGCACACCCGTCACGGAATTGCATCGCGTGCGGTTGCTGGACCACGAGCCAGTGTCGCTCGAGGTGACGTGGCTGCCTGAAGCCCTGGGCAGCATCGTCGCCCGGGCGGACCTCGTCACGCGCGATGTGTTTCTCGTGCTGGAGCAGGACGCGGGTGTGGCGCTGGGCCATGCCACGCTCGCCATCGATGCGGCGTTGGCCGATCACGCCACGGCCACCGCACTCGACACGGGCGCAGGCGCGGCACTGCTGCGTGTGGAACGCCTGACGCACGACGGACAGGGCACGCCCATCGACTTCGAACGTCTTTATTTCCGCGGCGACGCCTTCCAGTACCGGCTTCGGCTGGATCGGCAAGTGGCGGCGCACGCGCAATCCATCCTTCCTTTGCAAGGCACCGTATGA